The proteins below are encoded in one region of Deltaproteobacteria bacterium:
- a CDS encoding AAA family ATPase, protein MLTQFGLTHFKSYDDEAVLVFGRDSPLSVLIGANASGKSNLLEGLRLLSTIVRGAQLHTIRPGQIGGSLRGPLTGLGFGGSRVFSFHCQTNFEDYPDYRITLELRDEDRLHIRDERIEGSGTVVPLFEVVSPASGVTSDIEVAYDNFARGGKKPRIRCTDQMSVLAQLQNPAPFPATHKKARETVPKFARCYQNLLENIIFLDPRPEGMRGYSYRNEVSLSENGNNLSGVLYNLCRKEGSKARVLAFVRDLPEQNIEDIVFLDTPRGDVMVALKETFGGTATQYDASQLSDGTLRILAVASAVLSAPENGIVVVEEIDNGVHPSRVETLLERIAQVATDRRLQILITTHNPALLDALPSIAVPQVVFCYRDKVSGSSRLIRLEDIPDYPKLVIQGPLGRLLTTRALDSFVKHRLSSDELKRQALAWVEEHLRDV, encoded by the coding sequence ATGTTGACTCAATTCGGTCTCACCCACTTCAAGAGTTATGACGACGAAGCAGTTTTGGTGTTCGGGCGGGACTCGCCCCTGAGCGTGCTCATCGGTGCGAACGCCTCCGGAAAGAGTAATCTCCTTGAAGGGCTCCGCCTGTTGTCCACCATCGTCCGCGGCGCGCAACTCCACACGATTCGTCCCGGTCAAATCGGTGGCAGTCTACGCGGTCCTCTGACCGGTCTCGGCTTTGGCGGCAGTCGAGTCTTCTCGTTTCACTGCCAGACGAACTTCGAGGATTACCCCGACTATAGGATCACATTGGAGTTGCGGGACGAAGACAGGCTTCATATTCGAGACGAAAGAATAGAAGGTTCCGGCACGGTTGTTCCACTCTTCGAGGTGGTATCGCCTGCAAGCGGTGTCACCAGTGATATCGAGGTAGCCTACGACAACTTTGCGCGCGGCGGAAAAAAGCCACGGATTCGGTGTACGGATCAGATGTCGGTCCTCGCGCAACTGCAAAATCCCGCGCCATTCCCTGCTACTCACAAGAAGGCCCGAGAGACAGTGCCCAAGTTCGCGCGCTGTTACCAGAACTTGTTGGAAAACATCATTTTTCTGGATCCGCGGCCCGAGGGAATGCGTGGCTACAGTTACCGCAACGAAGTTTCGCTGTCGGAGAACGGGAATAATCTCTCAGGCGTGCTGTATAATCTCTGCCGCAAAGAGGGATCGAAAGCCAGGGTGCTGGCATTCGTTCGGGATTTGCCGGAACAAAACATTGAGGACATCGTCTTCCTTGACACACCACGCGGCGACGTGATGGTAGCGCTGAAGGAAACGTTCGGGGGAACGGCGACACAGTACGACGCTTCGCAGTTGTCGGACGGAACACTGCGTATACTCGCAGTGGCGAGTGCCGTACTGTCGGCGCCTGAGAACGGCATTGTGGTGGTGGAAGAAATCGACAACGGCGTTCACCCCAGCCGCGTCGAGACTCTCCTTGAACGCATTGCTCAGGTTGCGACAGACCGACGGTTGCAGATATTGATCACCACCCACAATCCCGCATTGCTGGACGCGTTGCCTAGTATCGCAGTCCCGCAGGTGGTGTTCTGTTACAGGGACAAGGTGTCTGGGTCGAGTCGCCTGATCCGGCTGGAGGACATCCCGGACTATCCGAAGCTGGTGATACAAGGCCCGCTGGGACGGCTCTTGACGACTCGTGCGCTTGACAGTTTCGTGAAACATCGACTCTCCAGCGACGAACTGAAGCGACAGGCTCTTGCGTGGGTTGAGGAACACCTGCGCGACGTGTGA